A single genomic interval of Syntrophobotulus glycolicus DSM 8271 harbors:
- a CDS encoding isoprenyl transferase gives MKIWPRNKNEHTPQGIDWDNIPEHIAIIMDGNGRWAQKKGMPRGIGHRAGLEALKAVVRCCDEIGVKYLTVYAFSTENWKRPQSEIGILMSLLKEYLKRELMELVANHVQIRVSGEIEQLPKDVYEDVLQACQKTKNNDGLVFNLALNYGGRSEIVKAVREIAQEVRNGEISVQEINEKIIEDHLYTASIPDPELLIRTSGEMRLSNFLLWQVAYSEIVVAEEYWPDFKEKSLLNAIEIYQNRERRFGGIMKVEE, from the coding sequence TTGAAAATATGGCCCAGGAATAAAAATGAACATACGCCTCAAGGAATTGATTGGGATAATATTCCTGAACATATTGCGATTATCATGGACGGAAACGGCAGATGGGCCCAAAAGAAGGGGATGCCCAGAGGGATAGGTCACCGGGCAGGATTAGAGGCACTGAAGGCGGTTGTTCGTTGCTGTGATGAGATCGGAGTCAAATATCTGACGGTGTATGCTTTTTCAACGGAGAATTGGAAACGCCCTCAATCAGAAATCGGTATTTTAATGTCTTTATTAAAGGAATATTTGAAAAGGGAATTGATGGAACTGGTCGCCAATCATGTCCAAATACGTGTTTCCGGTGAAATCGAGCAGCTTCCGAAGGATGTTTATGAGGATGTCCTGCAGGCCTGTCAAAAAACCAAGAATAATGACGGTCTGGTTTTTAACCTTGCTTTAAATTATGGCGGTCGGTCTGAAATCGTAAAAGCAGTGCGGGAAATTGCCCAGGAAGTAAGAAACGGCGAGATCAGTGTACAAGAAATTAATGAGAAAATCATCGAAGACCATTTATATACGGCGAGCATCCCCGACCCGGAGCTTTTGATCCGAACCTCCGGGGAGATGAGATTAAGCAATTTCCTGCTCTGGCAGGTTGCATATTCGGAAATCGTCGTGGCCGAGGAATACTGGCCAGATTTTAAGGAGAAATCTTTATTGAACGCTATAGAAATCTATCAAAATAGAGAACGCAGATTTGGTGGAATCATGAAGGTTGAGGAATAA
- the frr gene encoding ribosome recycling factor, with protein MVDTIVKETEEKMKKTLEVLRKEFVTIRAGSANQSMLDKIMVDYYGTPTPINQVANISVPEPRMLVIQPWEKTMIQPVEKAIMKSDLGINPVNDGSVVRLVIPQLTADRRTEIVRTVKKKAEEARVSVRNIRRDMNEEIKKMEKDKTVSEDESKKGQEKIQKLTDKYIKDIDDVLSKKEKEITEV; from the coding sequence ATGGTCGATACTATTGTCAAGGAAACCGAAGAGAAAATGAAAAAAACACTTGAGGTATTGCGTAAAGAGTTTGTCACAATCAGGGCCGGCAGTGCCAATCAGTCCATGCTGGACAAGATTATGGTTGACTATTACGGAACTCCCACACCAATCAATCAAGTTGCCAATATTTCCGTCCCGGAACCAAGAATGCTTGTAATCCAGCCCTGGGAGAAGACGATGATTCAGCCTGTTGAGAAAGCGATCATGAAATCCGACCTTGGAATCAACCCCGTTAATGACGGCAGTGTGGTCAGGCTTGTGATTCCTCAGCTTACGGCCGACCGCCGTACGGAAATCGTCAGAACAGTGAAAAAGAAGGCGGAAGAAGCCAGGGTTTCCGTCAGAAATATCCGCCGGGATATGAATGAGGAAATCAAAAAGATGGAGAAAGACAAAACCGTCTCCGAGGATGAGAGCAAAAAGGGTCAGGAAAAAATTCAGAAACTGACGGACAAATATATTAAGGATATTGATGATGTTCTGAGCAAAAAAGAAAAAGAAATTACGGAAGTGTAG
- the pyrH gene encoding UMP kinase → MSKGYRRVILKLSGEALAGEQGAGIAHEMLASVARQVREMRSLGVEVALVVGGGNIWRGIAGSSQGMDRATADYMGMLATVINALALQDALEQYEVQTRVLSAIEMRQIAEPYIRRRAIRHMEKGRVVIFAAGTGNPYFSTDTTAALRAAEIEADVILMAKRVDGVYDSDPLKNPEAKKFDRLTYIDVLNLGLGVMDSTAASLCMDNDIPLIVFNLNLNGNILKAVKGETIGTYIGRD, encoded by the coding sequence ATGTCAAAAGGCTACCGCCGTGTGATTCTAAAATTAAGTGGGGAAGCATTGGCCGGAGAGCAAGGTGCTGGAATAGCGCACGAAATGCTGGCATCGGTAGCCCGCCAAGTGCGTGAAATGCGTAGTCTGGGTGTTGAAGTTGCCCTGGTTGTAGGAGGCGGCAATATTTGGAGAGGAATTGCCGGCAGTTCTCAGGGGATGGACCGTGCAACCGCTGATTATATGGGGATGCTGGCCACAGTGATTAATGCGCTTGCCCTTCAGGATGCCCTGGAGCAGTATGAGGTTCAGACCAGAGTCCTTTCAGCAATTGAAATGCGGCAGATTGCCGAACCCTATATCAGAAGAAGAGCGATTCGCCACATGGAAAAAGGCAGGGTGGTGATTTTTGCGGCCGGTACAGGCAACCCTTATTTTTCTACAGATACCACAGCTGCCTTAAGAGCTGCCGAAATTGAGGCCGATGTGATTCTGATGGCCAAAAGAGTAGATGGTGTTTATGATTCTGATCCGCTGAAAAATCCTGAAGCGAAAAAGTTTGATCGATTGACTTATATCGATGTTTTAAATCTCGGATTAGGTGTGATGGATTCTACAGCGGCTTCTTTATGTATGGATAATGATATTCCGCTGATCGTTTTCAATTTGAATCTTAACGGCAATATCTTGAAAGCGGTCAAAGGTGAAACGATAGGAACGTATATCGGGAGGGATTAA
- the tsf gene encoding translation elongation factor Ts, translating to MAEISAAAVKELRERTGAGMMDCKKALTQCEGNMDKAIDFLREKGLAAAAKKEGRIAAEGLVEGYIHGGGRIGVLVEVNCETDFVARGDEFKLFVKDIAMQIAAAKPLYLSKEDVPADEVEHEKEILRAQALNEGKPEKIVDKMVEGRVEKFYKEVCLLEQSFIKEPDKTIKDLVLEKVSKIGEKIVIRRFTRYELGEGIEKRQDNFADEVMKEINR from the coding sequence ATGGCTGAAATCAGTGCTGCCGCGGTGAAAGAACTCAGAGAAAGAACCGGGGCAGGAATGATGGATTGTAAAAAGGCTTTAACGCAGTGTGAAGGAAATATGGACAAGGCCATTGACTTTCTCAGAGAGAAGGGCCTGGCTGCGGCTGCGAAAAAAGAAGGCCGTATCGCCGCTGAAGGATTGGTAGAGGGATACATTCATGGTGGCGGACGTATCGGGGTATTAGTGGAAGTGAACTGTGAGACTGACTTTGTTGCCCGTGGCGACGAATTTAAATTGTTTGTTAAAGATATCGCCATGCAAATTGCTGCTGCTAAACCTCTTTATTTAAGCAAGGAAGATGTTCCGGCTGATGAAGTCGAACATGAGAAGGAAATCTTGAGAGCCCAAGCCTTAAATGAAGGCAAACCGGAAAAAATTGTGGATAAAATGGTTGAAGGCCGGGTTGAGAAATTCTATAAAGAAGTTTGTCTTTTAGAGCAATCCTTTATTAAGGAACCCGATAAAACCATCAAGGATCTGGTGCTGGAGAAAGTATCCAAAATTGGTGAGAAAATCGTTATTCGCAGATTTACCCGGTATGAGCTGGGGGAAGGAATTGAAAAACGTCAGGATAATTTTGCCGACGAAGTCATGAAAGAAATAAACCGTTAA
- the rpsB gene encoding 30S ribosomal protein S2: protein MAVISMKQLLEAGVHFGHQTRRWNPKMARYIFTERNGIYIIDLQKTVKKVDEAYNFVRDFSSNGGTVLFVGTKKQAQESVKEEAERCGMYFVNERWLGGMLTNFQTIQKRVQRLRELEKMEQEGVFEVLPKKEVAALRHEMGKLERFLGGIKEMKKLPDVLFVVDPRKERIAVAEARRLNIPIVGIVDTNCDPDEIDVVIPANDDAIRAVKLLTAKIADAIIEGQQGNDDNEEEAGEEAAAE, encoded by the coding sequence ATGGCTGTAATCTCAATGAAACAATTGCTGGAAGCCGGTGTACACTTTGGACATCAAACAAGACGTTGGAATCCGAAAATGGCTCGTTATATCTTTACAGAGAGAAATGGAATCTACATTATAGACTTGCAAAAAACGGTAAAGAAGGTTGACGAGGCTTACAATTTTGTCAGGGATTTTTCTTCCAATGGCGGAACAGTGCTTTTCGTCGGAACAAAAAAACAGGCTCAGGAATCCGTGAAGGAAGAAGCAGAACGCTGCGGAATGTATTTTGTCAATGAGCGTTGGCTGGGCGGAATGCTGACCAATTTCCAAACAATCCAGAAAAGAGTGCAAAGATTGCGCGAACTGGAAAAGATGGAACAAGAGGGAGTTTTTGAAGTCCTGCCGAAAAAGGAAGTAGCAGCTCTGCGTCATGAAATGGGCAAGCTGGAACGTTTTCTCGGCGGAATCAAAGAAATGAAGAAGCTGCCTGATGTTCTTTTTGTCGTAGATCCGCGCAAAGAGAGAATCGCCGTAGCTGAAGCGAGAAGATTGAACATTCCTATTGTAGGGATTGTTGATACAAATTGTGATCCGGATGAAATTGATGTAGTTATTCCTGCGAATGACGATGCAATCAGAGCTGTCAAGCTTTTAACGGCTAAAATCGCCGATGCTATTATCGAGGGACAACAGGGAAACGACGATAATGAGGAAGAAGCAGGCGAGGAAGCAGCAGCAGAATAA
- the codY gene encoding GTP-sensing pleiotropic transcriptional regulator CodY: MDTLLEKTRAISKLIQRAAGKPVDFEEMAKVLSSKIDANCYIVGRRGKILGYSFVPSFKCGAMEDIVIHSERFPESYNEGLLLITETKANVSLVENTCVFVKHERCHFNNKMTTIVPILGGGERVGTLILAKFGVKFTSSDQILAEYGATVIGMEILRAKAEQAEEEARKKAAVQIAVGTLSYSELEAVEHIFAELGSGEGLLVASKIADRVGITRSVIVNALRKFESAGVIESKSLGMKGTYIRVLNDYLLEELEKYVKH, encoded by the coding sequence ATGGATACTTTATTGGAGAAGACCAGAGCGATTAGCAAACTGATCCAGCGCGCAGCGGGTAAACCCGTTGATTTTGAAGAGATGGCCAAGGTTTTGTCCAGCAAAATTGATGCGAATTGTTATATTGTCGGTCGTAGAGGAAAAATCCTGGGATATAGTTTTGTTCCCAGTTTTAAATGCGGAGCGATGGAAGACATCGTGATTCATTCGGAAAGGTTTCCGGAAAGCTATAACGAAGGCCTGCTTCTGATTACCGAAACAAAAGCGAATGTATCACTGGTTGAAAACACCTGTGTGTTCGTCAAACATGAGCGTTGTCATTTCAACAATAAGATGACGACGATTGTGCCGATACTCGGGGGTGGAGAAAGAGTAGGGACCCTGATCTTAGCAAAGTTTGGAGTCAAGTTTACTTCATCCGACCAAATTCTTGCCGAATATGGGGCGACGGTAATCGGAATGGAGATCTTGAGAGCCAAAGCCGAACAAGCCGAAGAGGAAGCTCGAAAAAAAGCGGCGGTGCAAATTGCGGTTGGAACGTTATCTTATTCTGAACTGGAAGCGGTGGAACATATTTTTGCCGAGCTGGGGAGTGGCGAGGGCCTTTTGGTGGCCAGTAAAATAGCTGACCGGGTCGGAATCACCAGGTCGGTGATTGTCAATGCTTTGCGTAAATTCGAATCAGCCGGGGTGATCGAATCGAAGTCCTTGGGGATGAAGGGGACATATATTCGGGTACTTAATGATTACTTGCTTGAAGAACTGGAGAAATATGTTAAGCATTAG
- the hslU gene encoding ATP-dependent protease ATPase subunit HslU, translating to MEQLTPREIVSELDKHIVGQREAKRAVAVALRNRYRRSLLPEAMQEDVLPKNILMIGPTGVGKTEIARRLAKLVRAPFIKVEATKFTEVGYVGRDVESIIRDLTEIALRMVKAEKMKEVEVQAEKNAEKRLISILVPSKKKESGSLNPFQYLFSQEQEQKEQEQPVTPELEKDRQLIAQKLQTGELEKHIVEVEVEESSSYADMLGGAGMELGINIQDMMSGMFPKKRKKRRVTVKEARRILAQEEAQNLIDHEDAVQEAIRRAEQEGIVFIDEIDKIAGRDGSGPDVSRGGVQRDILPLVEGSTVVTKYGPVKTDHVLFIAAGAFHVSKPSDLIPELQGRFPIRVELESLSVADFKNILTEPHFSLIKQSSALLQTEGINVKFSEDAIEELAEVAYDVNSTTENIGARRLHTIVEKVLEELSFEASELPEDYTVTINKDYVRKRINDVVQNQDLSKYIL from the coding sequence ATGGAACAACTCACACCCCGCGAAATTGTGTCTGAATTAGACAAACATATTGTTGGACAGAGGGAAGCGAAACGCGCAGTTGCGGTTGCGCTGAGAAACAGGTACCGGCGTTCTCTCCTGCCTGAGGCCATGCAGGAGGATGTTTTGCCCAAAAATATCTTGATGATTGGCCCAACCGGTGTCGGAAAAACTGAGATTGCCCGCAGGCTGGCTAAACTGGTCAGAGCCCCGTTTATTAAGGTTGAAGCGACAAAGTTTACGGAAGTCGGTTATGTTGGCCGCGATGTGGAGTCGATTATCAGGGATTTGACTGAGATTGCTCTTCGTATGGTCAAAGCTGAGAAAATGAAGGAAGTCGAAGTCCAGGCGGAAAAAAATGCTGAGAAAAGGCTGATTTCCATTCTTGTTCCTTCAAAAAAGAAAGAATCGGGTTCCTTGAACCCTTTTCAATATTTATTCAGCCAGGAACAGGAACAAAAAGAACAGGAACAGCCTGTAACACCTGAACTGGAAAAAGACAGGCAATTGATTGCCCAAAAGCTTCAGACCGGAGAACTGGAAAAGCATATCGTTGAAGTGGAAGTTGAGGAATCTTCGTCTTATGCTGATATGTTAGGCGGAGCAGGTATGGAGCTGGGCATTAACATTCAGGATATGATGTCGGGGATGTTTCCGAAAAAAAGAAAAAAACGCAGAGTTACGGTGAAAGAAGCGAGAAGGATTTTGGCCCAGGAAGAAGCCCAAAATTTGATTGATCATGAGGATGCCGTACAAGAAGCTATTCGGCGCGCCGAACAGGAAGGCATCGTTTTTATTGATGAAATCGATAAAATCGCAGGCAGAGACGGTTCAGGGCCTGATGTTTCCAGAGGCGGTGTTCAGAGGGATATTCTTCCCCTGGTCGAAGGATCTACAGTTGTCACCAAATATGGGCCGGTCAAAACAGACCATGTTTTATTTATTGCTGCCGGTGCCTTTCATGTATCCAAACCGTCAGACCTGATTCCGGAGCTGCAAGGCAGGTTCCCGATCAGGGTTGAACTGGAATCTCTTAGTGTCGCCGATTTTAAGAATATTTTAACCGAGCCGCATTTTTCACTGATTAAACAGTCCAGTGCTCTTTTGCAGACGGAAGGGATCAATGTGAAATTTTCGGAAGATGCCATTGAAGAGCTGGCAGAAGTAGCCTATGATGTCAATTCCACAACGGAAAACATTGGAGCCAGGCGGCTGCACACCATAGTTGAAAAGGTTCTGGAGGAACTTTCTTTTGAGGCTTCGGAGCTTCCGGAGGATTATACGGTCACCATCAATAAGGATTATGTTCGGAAAAGAATTAATGATGTTGTTCAAAATCAGGATTTGTCAAAGTATATACTTTAA
- the hslV gene encoding ATP-dependent protease subunit HslV — translation MFHATTIVAVKKNNQVAIAGDGQVTFGQATVMKHGARKIRKLYHGKVVAGFAGSVADAFTLFEKFEGRLEEFHGNLQRAAVELVKEWRTDRMLRHLEALLIVADKERILIISGSGEVIEPDDDIAAIGSGGNYALAAARALARHADLSAGELVREALKIAASICVYTNENITVEEL, via the coding sequence ATGTTTCATGCGACGACGATTGTGGCTGTAAAAAAGAATAATCAGGTAGCGATTGCCGGTGACGGTCAAGTCACCTTCGGGCAGGCTACGGTGATGAAGCATGGTGCCCGGAAGATCCGCAAGCTGTATCACGGTAAAGTTGTCGCCGGGTTTGCCGGTTCGGTAGCCGATGCCTTCACTCTTTTTGAGAAATTTGAAGGCAGGCTGGAGGAATTTCACGGCAATCTACAGCGGGCGGCTGTTGAATTGGTCAAAGAATGGCGTACGGACAGAATGCTCAGGCATCTGGAAGCACTTCTTATTGTCGCTGATAAGGAAAGGATTTTGATTATTTCCGGTTCGGGTGAAGTCATTGAACCGGATGATGATATTGCGGCGATCGGTTCGGGAGGAAATTACGCGCTTGCTGCGGCCAGGGCTTTGGCGCGGCATGCTGATCTAAGCGCCGGTGAACTGGTCAGGGAAGCACTGAAAATAGCGGCGTCAATTTGTGTCTACACCAACGAGAACATTACAGTTGAAGAACTGTAA
- the xerA gene encoding site-specific tyrosine recombinase/integron integrase yields the protein MVALEGIDRFASYQKARNLSLHTISAYQSDLVQFTEFAAAELGVEFAEVELDLVDKIIVRTYIFQLADKGLSRRTVARKLAAIRAFFRYLSREGIVKQSPMLKINTPKLGQTLPRFLYPEHMEKLLAVLDDSSEMGQRDKLIIELLYGSGLRVSELVGINIEDLDLESAFVRIRGKGGKERIVPLTEPAVLELRRYLDRWGRSQHQEALIRNYQGTRMSTRSVRRILDKLEKKANLNQHIYPHMLRHTFATHLLDGGADLRSVQELLGHKKLSSTQIYTHLTREKLREVYRQSHPRAKNH from the coding sequence ATGGTCGCGCTTGAAGGCATTGATCGGTTCGCCTCTTATCAGAAAGCCAGAAATCTGTCTTTACACACCATCAGCGCATATCAGAGTGACCTGGTTCAATTCACTGAATTTGCCGCTGCCGAGCTGGGTGTTGAATTTGCCGAGGTTGAATTGGACCTTGTTGATAAAATCATTGTCCGGACTTATATTTTCCAGCTTGCGGATAAGGGGTTGAGTCGCAGAACCGTTGCCAGAAAGCTGGCCGCTATACGGGCATTCTTCCGCTATTTGTCCCGGGAGGGTATCGTAAAGCAAAGTCCGATGCTCAAGATCAATACACCGAAGCTTGGGCAAACCCTTCCGCGTTTTCTCTATCCCGAGCATATGGAAAAGCTGCTCGCGGTGCTCGATGATTCATCGGAAATGGGTCAAAGAGACAAACTGATCATAGAACTCCTTTATGGGTCCGGTCTCCGAGTCAGCGAACTGGTCGGCATTAATATTGAGGATCTCGATTTAGAAAGCGCTTTTGTACGGATCAGAGGCAAAGGCGGCAAGGAAAGAATCGTCCCGCTGACAGAGCCGGCAGTATTGGAGCTCAGACGGTATTTGGACAGGTGGGGCCGGTCTCAACATCAGGAAGCCCTTATCCGGAATTATCAAGGAACAAGAATGAGCACGCGTTCAGTACGCAGGATTTTAGATAAACTGGAGAAAAAGGCAAACCTCAATCAGCATATTTATCCCCACATGCTCCGGCATACTTTTGCAACCCACCTTCTGGACGGGGGCGCTGATCTTCGTAGTGTCCAGGAACTGCTTGGACATAAGAAGCTGTCTTCTACCCAGATCTACACTCACCTGACAAGGGAGAAGCTGAGGGAAGTCTATCGACAGTCTCACCCCAGAGCGAAAAATCATTAA
- the trmFO gene encoding methylenetetrahydrofolate--tRNA-(uracil(54)-C(5))-methyltransferase (FADH(2)-oxidizing) TrmFO gives MNEITVIGAGLAGSEAAWQLACRDVEVTLCEMRPGISTPAHVSGDFAELVCSNSLRAAGLENAAGLLKEEMRRLNSLIMLAADKHAVPAGGATAVDRKFFSTEITERLENHPKVKIKREEITAIPRKGVVIVASGPLTSASLAEDIMDLTGEKALSFFDAAAPIVELDSVDLTKAFWASRYDKGEADYLNCPMNEQEYNHFYQELIKAETAEVKGFEKNMVFEGCMPIEVMAGRGPMTMAFGPLKPVGMVDPRTGKQPFAVVQLRKENLEGSLLNLVGFQTHLKWGEQKRVFRMIPGLENAEFARYGVMHRNTFLNSPKVLQADFRLRNKPEIFFAGQITGVEGYVESAASGLLAGINAFRFLRGLETLVFPPETALGGLAGHLERSPTVDFQPMNINFGLISQLKERTRNKREKNKRISERALGILEEYLCNNHLKEIHDGRA, from the coding sequence ATGAATGAAATAACCGTTATCGGAGCGGGACTGGCTGGGTCTGAAGCGGCCTGGCAGCTTGCGTGCCGGGATGTGGAGGTTACCCTATGCGAGATGAGGCCTGGGATTTCCACACCTGCTCATGTCAGCGGTGATTTTGCCGAGCTTGTTTGCAGCAATTCCCTCAGGGCTGCCGGCTTGGAGAATGCCGCCGGTCTTCTGAAGGAAGAAATGCGCCGCCTGAATTCACTGATTATGCTGGCGGCGGACAAGCATGCTGTCCCTGCGGGAGGAGCGACAGCCGTTGACCGCAAGTTTTTTTCAACTGAGATCACTGAAAGATTGGAAAACCACCCCAAAGTGAAGATTAAACGGGAGGAAATCACTGCAATACCCAGAAAGGGCGTAGTGATCGTAGCCTCCGGGCCGCTTACTTCAGCTTCTTTGGCTGAGGATATCATGGATTTGACCGGAGAAAAAGCGCTTTCTTTTTTTGATGCCGCCGCTCCGATTGTGGAACTTGATTCTGTTGATCTGACCAAGGCATTCTGGGCCTCGCGTTATGACAAGGGTGAAGCGGATTATCTCAATTGCCCAATGAATGAACAGGAATACAATCATTTTTACCAGGAACTGATCAAAGCAGAGACCGCAGAGGTCAAAGGTTTTGAAAAAAATATGGTTTTTGAAGGATGTATGCCGATTGAGGTGATGGCCGGAAGAGGGCCGATGACCATGGCTTTCGGTCCCTTAAAACCTGTGGGGATGGTCGACCCGCGGACGGGAAAACAACCTTTCGCTGTTGTCCAGTTAAGAAAGGAAAATCTCGAAGGCTCTTTGTTGAATTTAGTAGGATTTCAAACCCATCTGAAGTGGGGCGAACAAAAAAGAGTGTTCAGAATGATCCCGGGCTTGGAGAATGCCGAATTTGCCAGGTATGGCGTCATGCATCGCAATACTTTTCTGAACTCCCCCAAGGTTTTGCAGGCTGATTTCAGACTGCGGAATAAGCCGGAAATATTTTTTGCCGGGCAGATAACCGGAGTTGAGGGCTATGTGGAGTCCGCCGCAAGCGGACTGCTGGCCGGAATCAATGCCTTCAGGTTCTTGCGAGGACTGGAGACTCTGGTTTTTCCTCCGGAAACAGCTTTGGGAGGATTGGCCGGACACCTTGAGCGTTCTCCCACCGTTGATTTCCAGCCAATGAATATTAATTTTGGCCTCATCTCGCAGCTCAAAGAAAGAACCCGGAACAAGCGGGAAAAAAACAAGAGAATATCCGAGCGGGCTTTGGGAATCCTGGAAGAATACCTTTGTAACAATCATTTAAAGGAGATTCATGATGGTCGCGCTTGA
- the topA gene encoding type I DNA topoisomerase, translating into MPKTLVIVESPAKAKSISKFLSKNYQVKASMGHLRDLPKSQMGVNIEHDFEPKYIPIRGRGDLIKELKAAAKTADQVLLASDPDREGEAIAWHLMHLLGINQEKSSRVEFHEITKPTIQKAIKNPRKIDLHKVDAQQARRVLDRLVGYKLSPLLWKKIKKGLSAGRVQSVAVRLICDREEEIKVFESQEYWTLLAQFLCPGGNFSAKLIHKAGKRIEIKSRQEVDEIIVQLRRAVCVISDVKNREKKKQPSPPFTTSSLQQEAYRKLNFAPKRTMMLAQQLYEGIDLGKEGTVGLITYMRTDSVRISELAQDEAKEYILASFGSDFYPGRQNYTSKRRTQEAHEAIRPTSVLRTPDSAKEFLSRDQLRLYRLIWDRFLASQMSAAVYDTLTVDVAADKYTLRANASTVKFPGYLSVYEESTDETEEKQDGDDRCLKVNVTPGQKVELAEIKEKQHFTEPPPRYTEASLVKKMEEEGIGRPSTYAPTIDTVQTRGYVVKEERKLVPTELGEIVVSLLKEHFKDIVDLEFTANMEEKLDNIEEGQTQWKSVIRDFYIPFEETLNKAEAIIGKIKVEDQESDVLCEFCGRRMVIKMGRFGKFLACPGFPDCKNAKPLLEEVGVNCPQCGEKLVVRRSKKGRKFYGCSNYPECNFISWEKPAPVNCPDCNSLMTEKTIKQKVNYVCTNKDCRHTEEKVEEKKE; encoded by the coding sequence ATGCCAAAAACTCTGGTCATTGTAGAATCCCCGGCCAAAGCGAAATCAATCAGCAAGTTTTTATCCAAAAACTATCAGGTCAAAGCTTCTATGGGCCATTTGCGGGATTTGCCCAAAAGCCAAATGGGCGTTAATATTGAGCATGATTTTGAACCGAAATATATCCCGATCAGAGGCAGAGGCGATCTGATCAAGGAGCTGAAGGCAGCAGCGAAGACGGCAGATCAAGTTCTGCTCGCTTCTGACCCGGACCGTGAAGGGGAAGCAATAGCATGGCATTTGATGCACCTTCTGGGGATTAATCAAGAAAAAAGCAGCAGAGTAGAATTTCACGAAATAACGAAACCAACGATTCAGAAAGCCATAAAAAATCCCCGCAAAATTGATCTGCATAAGGTTGATGCTCAACAGGCCCGCAGAGTATTGGACAGGCTGGTTGGCTATAAATTAAGCCCCCTCCTTTGGAAGAAAATTAAGAAAGGTCTCAGCGCAGGCCGGGTCCAATCTGTAGCGGTGCGGCTTATCTGCGACAGAGAAGAGGAGATTAAGGTTTTTGAGTCTCAGGAGTACTGGACACTGCTTGCCCAATTTCTTTGTCCGGGGGGGAATTTTTCCGCCAAATTGATTCACAAAGCGGGAAAAAGGATTGAGATCAAATCCAGACAGGAAGTTGATGAAATCATCGTACAGCTCCGCAGAGCTGTCTGTGTGATCAGCGATGTCAAAAACAGAGAGAAAAAGAAGCAGCCTTCCCCGCCTTTCACGACCAGCAGTTTGCAGCAGGAGGCCTATCGGAAACTGAATTTTGCCCCGAAAAGAACGATGATGCTGGCTCAGCAGCTCTATGAAGGAATCGATTTGGGCAAAGAGGGGACGGTTGGCCTGATCACTTATATGAGAACAGATTCTGTACGCATATCAGAGCTTGCCCAGGATGAGGCCAAAGAGTATATCCTGGCCAGTTTTGGTTCGGATTTTTATCCGGGCCGGCAGAATTATACCAGTAAGCGCAGAACCCAGGAAGCCCATGAGGCGATTCGGCCAACTTCTGTTTTGCGTACGCCTGATTCGGCCAAAGAATTTTTGAGCAGGGATCAGTTGAGGTTGTACAGGCTGATCTGGGACAGGTTCTTAGCAAGCCAGATGAGTGCGGCGGTATATGATACGCTAACGGTCGATGTTGCGGCAGATAAGTATACGCTCAGGGCTAACGCTTCAACCGTAAAGTTTCCCGGTTATCTTTCTGTTTATGAGGAAAGTACTGATGAAACGGAAGAAAAACAAGACGGGGATGATCGTTGTCTGAAAGTAAATGTGACTCCGGGCCAAAAGGTGGAACTAGCGGAGATCAAAGAAAAACAGCATTTTACGGAACCGCCTCCCCGCTATACGGAGGCCTCTTTGGTTAAAAAAATGGAAGAAGAAGGAATCGGAAGGCCGAGTACTTATGCTCCGACTATTGACACGGTCCAAACCAGAGGCTATGTCGTGAAGGAAGAGAGGAAGCTGGTGCCCACTGAACTCGGAGAAATCGTTGTTTCCCTGCTCAAAGAACATTTTAAAGATATTGTTGATCTGGAATTTACCGCGAATATGGAAGAGAAACTTGATAATATTGAAGAAGGCCAGACCCAATGGAAATCCGTGATCAGGGATTTTTACATTCCTTTTGAAGAAACACTGAACAAAGCGGAAGCCATCATTGGAAAGATAAAGGTTGAGGATCAGGAATCTGATGTTTTATGCGAGTTTTGCGGACGGAGAATGGTCATCAAAATGGGGCGTTTCGGCAAATTCTTAGCCTGTCCGGGATTCCCGGACTGCAAGAATGCCAAACCTTTGCTGGAAGAAGTAGGTGTCAATTGTCCGCAATGCGGTGAAAAGCTTGTTGTCAGAAGAAGTAAAAAAGGACGTAAATTTTACGGCTGCAGCAATTATCCGGAATGCAATTTTATTTCCTGGGAAAAACCCGCTCCGGTAAATTGCCCGGATTGCAACAGCTTAATGACGGAAAAGACGATTAAGCAGAAGGTAAACTATGTTTGTACAAATAAAGATTGTCGGCACACGGAAGAGAAGGTTGAAGAGAAGAAAGAGTAG